In one Verrucomicrobiota bacterium JB022 genomic region, the following are encoded:
- a CDS encoding SDR family oxidoreductase — translation MDLQFSGKTALVTGSTAGIGFAIARTLAAEGAAVIVNGRHDDRVGEAVAEIRRAYPNAPVTGLAADLSTAQGVEELTNSHPDVDILINNVGVFEIKDFSEIPDSDWQTFFDVNVMSGVRLSRHYLPGMKARNWGRIIFISSESALNIPEEMVHYGMTKTAQLALSRGIAEQTKGTGVTVNSVLPGPTKSEAVGAWLEEMVKKGEAKDVEEAGRKFVKAHRSASLIQRAADVQEVANVVAFVASPKASVINGTSIRADGGVVKHIL, via the coding sequence ATGGATTTGCAATTCTCTGGGAAGACAGCCCTTGTGACGGGCTCGACTGCTGGAATCGGCTTTGCCATCGCCAGGACCTTGGCCGCCGAAGGAGCCGCCGTGATCGTGAACGGCCGCCACGACGACCGGGTGGGCGAGGCGGTGGCGGAGATCCGCCGCGCCTATCCAAACGCGCCAGTAACGGGGCTCGCGGCCGACCTCTCCACCGCGCAAGGGGTCGAAGAGCTGACCAATTCACACCCGGATGTGGACATTTTGATCAACAACGTCGGCGTCTTCGAGATCAAGGACTTCAGCGAGATCCCCGACTCCGATTGGCAGACGTTTTTCGACGTCAATGTAATGAGCGGCGTGCGCCTTTCGCGCCATTACCTGCCGGGTATGAAGGCGCGCAACTGGGGCCGCATCATCTTTATTTCCAGCGAGTCGGCCCTCAACATCCCGGAGGAGATGGTCCACTACGGCATGACGAAGACGGCGCAGCTCGCCCTTTCGCGCGGAATTGCCGAGCAGACCAAGGGCACGGGCGTGACGGTCAACAGCGTGCTGCCCGGGCCCACCAAGTCCGAAGCCGTGGGCGCGTGGCTGGAGGAGATGGTGAAAAAGGGCGAAGCGAAAGACGTGGAGGAAGCGGGCCGCAAGTTCGTGAAGGCCCACCGCTCGGCCTCGCTCATCCAGCGCGCGGCCGACGTGCAGGAGGTGGCCAACGTGGTCGCCTTCGTCGCCAGCCCCAAAGCCTCTGTGATCAACGGCACCTCGATCCGCGCCGATGGCGGTGTGGTGAAGCATATCCTGTAG
- a CDS encoding DUF420 domain-containing protein, whose product MGNRAVVVGNIVLSVLIVAFLFWLIYAFELKEATFTLPWLPSFNAACNALSTLLVAAGIQRIYAHDKRGHGYLMAGATAVSGAFLVGYLLHHTLHGDTRYLGTGLLRPLYFVILITHIIMATLTLPLVTTTLSFAALRRFDAHRRIARWTYPCWLYVSITGVVVYVFLRWLNPAA is encoded by the coding sequence ATGGGTAATCGCGCGGTTGTCGTGGGTAACATCGTCCTGAGTGTGCTGATCGTCGCCTTCCTGTTTTGGCTGATCTACGCCTTCGAGCTGAAGGAGGCCACCTTTACGCTCCCCTGGCTGCCGAGCTTCAACGCCGCCTGCAATGCGCTCTCGACGCTGCTGGTCGCGGCGGGCATCCAGCGGATCTACGCGCACGACAAGCGGGGCCACGGCTACCTGATGGCAGGCGCCACCGCCGTCAGCGGGGCGTTTCTCGTCGGCTACCTGCTGCACCACACGCTGCACGGCGATACCCGCTACCTGGGCACGGGGCTGCTGCGGCCTCTCTATTTCGTGATCCTGATCACGCATATCATTATGGCGACGCTCACCCTGCCGCTGGTCACGACCACGCTCAGCTTTGCCGCCCTGCGCCGCTTCGACGCGCACCGCCGCATTGCCCGCTGGACTTACCCGTGCTGGCTCTACGTCTCGATCACGGGCGTCGTGGTCTACGTGTTCCTGCGCTGGCTCAATCCGGCGGCGTAA